A window of the Candidatus Tectomicrobia bacterium genome harbors these coding sequences:
- the glyQ gene encoding glycine--tRNA ligase subunit alpha produces the protein MSHPPTFQEVILGLERYWAGQGCLIQQPYDIEKGAGTMNPATFLRSLGPEPWKVAYVEPSRRPTDGRYGENPNRLQHYYQYQVILKPSPPDVQELYLGSLRELGIDPLEHDIRFVEDDWESPNLGAWGLGWEVWLDGMEVTQFTYFQQAGGLDLDLISAELTYGLERIAMYLQGVESVYDLVWVRDGENVVKYGDVHHQTEVEFSRYNFEEADVALLFDLFNKFEAEGEKLIAKGLTFPAYDQALKCSHAFNLLDARRAISVSERARYIGRIRKMARACAEAYIESRRKAGFPLIQDKGERERWVKAYAQKFEPQAATA, from the coding sequence GTGAGCCATCCGCCCACCTTCCAGGAGGTGATCCTGGGCCTGGAGCGCTACTGGGCGGGGCAGGGCTGCCTCATCCAGCAGCCCTACGACATCGAGAAGGGCGCCGGCACCATGAACCCGGCCACCTTCCTCCGCTCGCTCGGGCCGGAGCCATGGAAGGTCGCCTACGTCGAGCCCAGCCGCCGGCCCACCGACGGCCGCTACGGCGAGAACCCGAACCGCCTCCAGCACTACTACCAGTACCAGGTGATCCTGAAACCCTCGCCACCGGACGTGCAGGAGCTCTACCTCGGCAGTCTGCGCGAGTTGGGCATCGACCCCCTGGAGCACGACATCCGCTTCGTCGAGGACGACTGGGAGTCGCCCAACCTCGGCGCCTGGGGCCTCGGCTGGGAGGTCTGGCTGGACGGCATGGAGGTCACCCAGTTCACCTATTTCCAGCAGGCGGGGGGGCTCGACCTCGACCTCATCTCGGCCGAGCTCACCTACGGCCTCGAGCGCATCGCCATGTATCTCCAGGGGGTGGAGAGCGTCTACGACCTCGTCTGGGTGCGGGACGGAGAGAATGTCGTGAAGTACGGCGACGTCCACCACCAGACCGAGGTCGAGTTCAGCCGCTACAACTTCGAGGAGGCCGACGTGGCGCTCCTCTTCGACCTCTTCAACAAGTTCGAAGCCGAGGGGGAGAAGCTCATCGCCAAGGGCCTCACGTTCCCGGCCTACGACCAGGCGCTCAAGTGCTCCCACGCCTTCAACCTCCTGGACGCCCGCCGCGCCATCAGCGTGAGCGAACGGGCGCGCTACATCGGCCGCATCCGCAAGATGGCCCGCGCCTGCGCCGAGGCCTACATCGAGTCGCGCCGTAAGGCGGGTTTCCCGCTCATCCAGGACAAGGGCGAGCGGGAGCGGTGGGTGAAGGCATACGCGCAGAAATTCGAGCCCCAGGCCGCGACGGCCTGA
- a CDS encoding homoserine dehydrogenase, whose product MKTIRVGILGLGTVGSGVVNLLHDQRELIRRRLGAEVVVHRISDRSVHAKKKTAKGVPPDRMGTDAEALISDPEVDIVAELIGGLGDARKHILCAIGKRKPVVTANKAVLAVHGEEIFAAAERAGCPLGFEASVAGGIPIVRNLREGFAADRIESLAGILNGTCNYILSEMTEKGADFEETLKKAQELGYAEADPAFDVDGVDASHKIAILANLAYGTPVDVSGFIVEGIRSVTAADIAFARELGRRIKLIAIARETNGKLDIRVHPAMLPERHPLSQVGGVYNAVAVSGANAGPQVFIGRGAGSAATASAVVGDIIEVARWLRSGGQARLPAAAFLPDQRKRLEVLTPSQMRSSYYVRFAALDRPGVLSRIAGAFGAHEISLMNVIQKGRAGREDHVPLVMLTHEAVEEDMRNALREIARLDVVRPEYAMIRVVPDGMAFV is encoded by the coding sequence ATGAAAACCATCCGCGTCGGAATCCTGGGGCTTGGGACGGTGGGGAGCGGGGTGGTGAACCTCCTCCACGATCAGCGGGAACTCATCCGCCGCCGCCTGGGAGCGGAGGTCGTGGTCCACCGCATCTCGGACCGCAGCGTCCACGCCAAGAAAAAGACTGCCAAGGGCGTCCCGCCGGACCGCATGGGCACCGACGCCGAGGCCCTCATCTCGGATCCGGAGGTGGACATCGTCGCCGAGCTCATCGGGGGGCTCGGCGACGCCCGCAAGCACATCCTCTGCGCCATCGGAAAACGCAAGCCCGTCGTCACGGCGAATAAGGCCGTCCTCGCCGTCCACGGCGAGGAGATCTTCGCCGCCGCCGAACGGGCGGGCTGCCCCCTGGGCTTCGAGGCCTCGGTGGCGGGCGGCATTCCCATCGTCCGCAACCTTCGCGAGGGCTTCGCGGCCGACCGCATCGAGAGCCTGGCCGGCATCCTGAACGGCACCTGCAACTACATCCTGAGCGAGATGACCGAGAAGGGGGCGGACTTCGAGGAGACGCTCAAGAAGGCGCAGGAGCTGGGCTACGCCGAGGCGGACCCCGCCTTCGACGTGGACGGGGTGGACGCTTCCCACAAGATCGCCATCCTCGCCAACCTGGCCTACGGGACGCCGGTGGACGTGAGCGGCTTCATCGTCGAGGGCATCCGCTCCGTCACGGCGGCGGACATCGCCTTCGCAAGGGAGCTGGGCCGCCGCATCAAGCTCATCGCCATCGCCCGGGAGACGAATGGCAAGCTCGACATCCGGGTGCACCCGGCCATGCTGCCCGAGCGCCACCCGCTCTCCCAGGTGGGCGGGGTGTACAACGCCGTGGCCGTCTCGGGCGCCAACGCGGGCCCCCAGGTGTTCATCGGCCGGGGGGCCGGCTCGGCGGCCACCGCCAGTGCCGTGGTGGGGGACATCATCGAGGTGGCGCGCTGGCTGCGGAGCGGGGGGCAGGCCCGCCTGCCGGCGGCGGCCTTTCTCCCGGACCAGCGCAAGCGGCTCGAGGTGCTGACACCGAGCCAGATGCGCTCGTCCTACTACGTCCGCTTCGCCGCCCTGGACCGCCCGGGTGTCCTGAGCCGCATCGCCGGCGCCTTCGGGGCGCACGAGATCAGCCTCATGAACGTCATCCAGAAGGGCCGGGCGGGCCGGGAGGACCACGTGCCCCTCGTCATGCTGACGCACGAAGCGGTCGAGGAGGACATGCGGAACGCCCTGCGCGAGATCGCGCGCCTGGACGTGGTCCGGCCCGAGTATGCGATGATCCGCGTCGTGCCCGACGGGATGGCCTTCGTCTGA
- the lipA gene encoding lipoyl synthase — translation MSSRRFPAWLVKRLPNPSLAHEVKALMREKRLHTVCEEAHCPNLFECFSRSTATFMIGGDVCTRTCGYCAVRKGTPLPLDPEEPRHVAEAARRMKLRHVVVTMVNRDDLPDGAAGHVVETIEALREHIPGVSVEVLVSDFMGDFHAVEKVVKARPDVFNHNMETVRRLFKSIRPNGSYERSLRVLGMAREMGMTTKSGIMVGMGETEADVVSLMDDLCRPEVDCQIMTIGQYLAPRAKAIPMKEYIHPDVYDRYREAGRARGFAHVFAGPFVRSSYNAEEALHAAQGCHGGELHGDPEARRFMTPDGTGRNVPAPSPRRIPLAIARRG, via the coding sequence ATGAGTTCCCGGCGGTTCCCGGCCTGGCTGGTCAAGCGCCTGCCCAACCCCAGCCTGGCGCATGAGGTGAAGGCCCTCATGCGGGAGAAGCGCCTGCACACCGTCTGCGAGGAAGCGCACTGCCCCAATCTCTTCGAGTGCTTCTCGCGCAGCACGGCCACGTTCATGATCGGAGGCGATGTCTGCACCCGCACCTGCGGCTACTGCGCCGTGCGGAAGGGGACGCCGCTCCCCCTCGATCCCGAGGAGCCGCGCCACGTGGCCGAGGCCGCCCGGCGGATGAAGCTGCGCCACGTGGTGGTCACGATGGTGAACCGCGACGACCTGCCCGACGGGGCGGCGGGCCATGTCGTCGAGACGATCGAGGCTCTCCGGGAGCACATCCCCGGCGTCAGCGTCGAGGTGCTCGTGTCGGACTTCATGGGCGATTTCCACGCGGTGGAGAAGGTGGTGAAGGCCAGGCCGGACGTCTTCAACCACAACATGGAGACGGTGCGGCGGCTCTTCAAGAGCATCCGCCCCAACGGCAGCTATGAGCGCTCCCTGCGCGTTCTTGGAATGGCGCGCGAGATGGGCATGACGACCAAGAGCGGGATCATGGTGGGGATGGGGGAGACGGAGGCGGACGTCGTCTCCCTCATGGACGACCTGTGCCGGCCCGAGGTGGACTGCCAGATCATGACCATCGGGCAGTACCTGGCGCCCCGGGCCAAAGCCATCCCCATGAAGGAGTACATCCACCCGGACGTGTACGATCGCTACCGGGAGGCGGGCCGGGCGCGGGGCTTCGCCCACGTGTTCGCCGGGCCCTTCGTCCGCAGTTCCTACAACGCCGAGGAGGCGCTCCACGCCGCGCAGGGCTGCCATGGCGGGGAGCTGCACGGAGACCCCGAGGCGCGCCGCTTCATGACGCCGGACGGCACCGGCCGGAACGTTCCCGCGCCCTCCCCGAGGCGCATCCCTCTCGCCATTGCCCGGCGCGGATAG
- the recO gene encoding DNA repair protein RecO: protein MGIREDEAVVLGAAPYSNTSLIVSLLTRGAGKVRLVAKGVRSPKSRVGVGLEPATRVHLEWFENPRREMGTLRKCETIAVHRRLWEDLEAMRAAGRMLGAVDRVLGPHEGDEGLFGLLGAALGALDEGMAPGGLEALFPVVLLQALGLEPALAYCPECAKTPGGEAAMLDAASGELRCRRCPLAPTQGIRLRAGAIATLQEALRLGPKSLRSLQVLPSLQPEVRQAAEAFLAYHTGASMAPRRRGKPRAALTARRRGR from the coding sequence GTGGGCATCCGAGAAGATGAGGCCGTCGTCCTGGGCGCGGCGCCTTACTCGAACACCAGCCTCATCGTCAGCCTCCTGACCCGGGGGGCGGGCAAGGTGCGCCTCGTGGCCAAGGGGGTGCGCTCCCCCAAGAGCCGGGTGGGCGTCGGCCTCGAGCCGGCCACCCGCGTCCACCTCGAATGGTTCGAGAATCCCCGGCGGGAGATGGGCACCCTGCGCAAGTGCGAGACCATCGCCGTCCACCGCCGGCTGTGGGAGGACCTGGAGGCCATGCGGGCGGCGGGGCGGATGCTGGGGGCGGTGGACCGCGTCCTCGGGCCCCACGAGGGCGACGAGGGCCTCTTCGGGCTCCTCGGGGCGGCCCTGGGCGCCCTGGACGAGGGGATGGCGCCGGGGGGGCTGGAGGCCCTCTTCCCCGTGGTCCTGCTCCAGGCCCTGGGGCTCGAGCCCGCCCTGGCCTATTGCCCCGAATGCGCGAAGACGCCGGGAGGGGAGGCCGCCATGCTGGACGCCGCCTCGGGGGAGCTCCGCTGCCGCCGCTGCCCCCTCGCGCCCACCCAGGGCATCCGCCTCCGGGCCGGGGCCATCGCCACCCTCCAGGAGGCGCTGCGGCTGGGCCCCAAGTCCCTGCGCAGCCTCCAGGTGCTCCCCTCGCTCCAGCCCGAGGTGCGGCAGGCGGCGGAGGCTTTCCTGGCCTACCACACCGGGGCCTCGATGGCGCCCCGGAGGAGGGGCAAGCCCCGGGCGGCGTTGACGGCCAGGCGCCGGGGAAGGTAA
- a CDS encoding SPOR domain-containing protein, which yields MPRRDEAPSSETRLIRLTLSKLQIGLMAAGLAALLAAAFGLGSLLGGREADERAAAPGRTTVVRLDPPPAPAAGEAVPPDPQFYKDLTAPPRPFQEASPSLIRLPDGKEPPKSPAREAQEPPAVRVPPPEPEGAAPREEARPQAPAPAAPRGEVKAPEPPFSKDGPPKFTIQVLSAREPGQAERLLRELLRRGIPAYIERADLGPRGVWHRVRVGRFWSRASAEQTLQDLRRKAVRGASVVPL from the coding sequence ATGCCGCGTCGGGACGAGGCGCCTTCCTCCGAAACCCGTCTCATCCGCCTCACCCTATCCAAGCTTCAGATCGGGCTCATGGCGGCCGGCCTGGCCGCCCTGCTGGCGGCCGCGTTCGGCCTGGGCTCGCTGCTGGGAGGCCGCGAGGCGGACGAACGGGCCGCCGCGCCCGGCCGGACCACGGTCGTGCGGCTCGACCCTCCTCCCGCTCCCGCCGCGGGGGAAGCCGTCCCGCCCGACCCCCAGTTCTACAAGGATCTCACCGCCCCCCCGAGACCATTTCAGGAGGCGTCGCCCTCCCTCATCCGCCTTCCCGACGGCAAGGAGCCGCCCAAGTCCCCCGCGCGCGAGGCGCAGGAGCCTCCCGCCGTCCGCGTCCCACCGCCGGAGCCGGAGGGGGCGGCGCCCCGCGAGGAGGCCCGGCCCCAGGCTCCCGCCCCGGCCGCGCCCCGGGGCGAGGTAAAGGCGCCCGAGCCGCCCTTCTCGAAGGACGGCCCGCCCAAGTTCACCATCCAGGTGCTGTCGGCGCGGGAGCCGGGCCAGGCGGAGCGCCTCCTGCGCGAGCTGCTCCGCAGGGGCATCCCCGCCTACATCGAGCGGGCCGACCTCGGCCCGCGGGGGGTGTGGCACCGGGTCCGGGTGGGGCGCTTCTGGAGCCGCGCCTCGGCCGAGCAGACACTCCAGGACCTCCGGCGGAAGGCGGTGCGGGGGGCCTCGGTGGTGCCCTTGTAG
- a CDS encoding 30S ribosomal protein S21: MPGVKVHEGESIDKALKQFKKQCEKSGILSEIKKREYYEKPSVRRKRKVLAARKKRLRAANR; encoded by the coding sequence ATGCCCGGAGTGAAGGTACACGAGGGAGAATCGATCGACAAGGCGCTCAAGCAGTTCAAGAAGCAGTGCGAGAAGTCCGGCATCCTCAGCGAAATCAAGAAGCGCGAGTACTACGAGAAGCCGAGCGTCCGCCGCAAGCGCAAGGTCCTGGCGGCCCGCAAGAAGCGCCTCCGCGCGGCGAACCGCTGA
- a CDS encoding arginine--tRNA ligase translates to MREILIPMLQEAFEAARAKGELSAAELPPIVIENPPNEDFGDYSTNLAMLLAKAERKAPLVIAERLKAHLKGEGILEEVKVERPGFLNFYLKTDFLAARLSGVLGNLKGYGRSRMGEGKSVHLEFVSANPTGPLHVGHGRGAAVGDCLARVLEATGHRVHREYYINDAGQQWLTAGRSAIIRKLQQEGVEIELPENHYPGDYISDIAASSTYTQKVFPKGGITLGALDDEELIKASATVTCGSILDQIRRDLEAFRVRFDEWYNEAALYEGENLVRQMLDQLLGAGKIYEKDGARWLKSTDFGDEKDRVVVREDGRPTYLASDIAYHHLKFQKNFDRYINIWGADHHGYLARVKASLAMLGHDSEKLHVLFIQFVNLKRGDQPVSMGKRSGDVVWLQDVVDEVGVDAARFFFLLRSADTTLEFDLELAKQQSSENPVYYVQYAHARVASLFRQAAEQGISAEGLDGVPPGSLHLPEEHRIARAVLEWPGVVRLAAERLEPHHLTFALISLAKQFHGYYNRHRVLGQEEAVTRARLALARVVQAVLAQGLDLLGVSAPEQM, encoded by the coding sequence TTGCGCGAGATACTGATCCCGATGCTCCAGGAGGCCTTCGAGGCCGCCCGCGCCAAGGGCGAGCTCTCGGCCGCGGAGCTTCCCCCCATCGTCATCGAGAACCCGCCGAACGAGGACTTCGGCGACTATTCGACCAATCTCGCCATGCTCCTCGCCAAGGCGGAGCGCAAGGCCCCGCTCGTCATCGCCGAGCGCCTGAAGGCGCACCTGAAGGGGGAGGGTATCCTGGAGGAGGTCAAGGTCGAGCGGCCTGGCTTCCTGAACTTCTACCTCAAGACCGATTTCCTCGCGGCCCGCCTCTCCGGGGTGTTGGGAAACCTCAAGGGCTACGGGCGGAGCCGGATGGGGGAGGGAAAATCCGTCCACCTCGAGTTCGTGAGCGCGAACCCGACGGGCCCCCTCCACGTGGGGCACGGCCGGGGGGCGGCGGTGGGGGACTGCCTCGCGCGGGTTTTGGAGGCCACCGGCCACCGGGTCCACCGCGAGTACTACATCAACGACGCGGGTCAGCAGTGGCTCACGGCGGGCCGCTCCGCGATTATCCGCAAGCTTCAACAAGAGGGCGTCGAGATTGAATTGCCGGAGAACCATTACCCGGGGGACTACATCTCAGACATCGCGGCCAGCAGCACATACACCCAAAAAGTATTTCCCAAAGGCGGGATTACACTCGGTGCGTTGGACGACGAAGAGCTGATTAAGGCCTCCGCCACGGTGACCTGCGGCTCGATTTTAGACCAAATCCGCCGCGACCTGGAGGCCTTCCGGGTACGCTTCGACGAATGGTACAACGAGGCCGCCTTATACGAGGGGGAGAACCTGGTCCGGCAGATGTTGGATCAACTTCTAGGAGCCGGGAAAATTTACGAGAAAGACGGGGCCAGGTGGCTGAAATCCACGGATTTCGGGGATGAAAAAGACCGGGTCGTGGTGCGCGAGGATGGGCGCCCCACCTACCTGGCCTCGGACATCGCCTACCACCATTTAAAGTTCCAGAAGAACTTCGACCGCTACATAAACATCTGGGGGGCCGACCACCACGGCTACCTCGCCCGGGTGAAGGCCTCCCTCGCCATGCTGGGCCACGACTCGGAGAAGCTCCACGTCCTCTTCATCCAGTTCGTGAACCTCAAGCGCGGCGACCAGCCCGTCTCGATGGGCAAGCGCAGCGGGGACGTGGTCTGGCTCCAGGACGTGGTGGACGAAGTGGGGGTGGACGCGGCCCGGTTCTTCTTCCTCCTCAGGAGCGCCGACACCACCCTCGAATTCGACCTGGAGCTGGCCAAGCAGCAGTCGAGCGAGAACCCGGTCTACTACGTCCAGTACGCCCACGCCCGGGTGGCGAGCCTCTTCCGGCAGGCGGCCGAGCAGGGGATATCCGCCGAGGGGCTGGACGGGGTGCCCCCGGGCTCCCTCCATCTTCCCGAGGAGCACCGCATCGCCCGGGCCGTCCTGGAGTGGCCGGGGGTGGTGCGGCTCGCGGCCGAGCGCCTGGAGCCCCATCACCTGACTTTCGCGTTGATTAGTCTCGCCAAACAGTTCCACGGCTACTATAATCGTCACCGGGTCCTGGGACAGGAAGAAGCCGTGACGCGCGCCCGGCTGGCCCTGGCGCGCGTCGTCCAGGCCGTGCTCGCCCAGGGCCTGGATCTCCTCGGGGTGAGCGCCCCGGAGCAGATGTAG
- a CDS encoding aminotransferase class I/II-fold pyridoxal phosphate-dependent enzyme, which produces MHEFQRITRLPPYVFAVVDELKLSARRKGEDIIDFGMGNPDLATPPHIIEKLVEAATNPRNHRYSASRGITKLRAAIASWYGRRYGVEIDPEKEAIVTIGVKEGISHLALAITNPGDLVMVPSPTYPIHTYAMVLANGNVIHVPLSKGDDFFENMVNVIRPIWPRPKILILSFPHNPTTVCVDIEFFKKVVAFAKEYDLIVIHDFAYADLGFDGYMPPSMLQAPGAKDVAVEFFSLSKSYSMAGWRIGFCVGNSQLVDALRKIKSYLDYGAFQPIQIASIIALNGPQECVEEIRQTYERRRDVLCDGLNRIGWHIERPKGTMFVWSEIPAPYREMGSIEFSKFLIKETQVAVSPGIGFGELGDGHVRFALVENEHRTRQALRNLRSVFQEKTQKRAAS; this is translated from the coding sequence ATGCATGAGTTCCAGCGCATCACCCGCCTCCCCCCCTACGTGTTCGCCGTCGTGGACGAGCTCAAGCTCTCCGCGCGCCGGAAGGGGGAGGACATCATCGACTTCGGCATGGGGAACCCGGACCTCGCCACGCCGCCCCACATCATCGAGAAGTTGGTCGAGGCCGCCACCAACCCGCGCAACCACCGCTACAGCGCCTCGCGCGGCATCACCAAGCTGCGCGCCGCCATCGCGTCTTGGTACGGCCGGCGCTATGGCGTGGAGATAGACCCGGAGAAGGAGGCCATCGTCACCATCGGGGTGAAAGAGGGCATCTCGCACCTGGCCCTCGCCATCACCAATCCCGGCGACCTGGTGATGGTGCCGAGCCCGACCTACCCGATCCACACCTATGCCATGGTGCTCGCGAACGGGAACGTCATCCACGTGCCCCTCTCGAAGGGAGACGACTTCTTCGAGAACATGGTGAACGTGATCCGGCCCATCTGGCCGAGGCCTAAGATCCTCATCCTGAGCTTCCCGCACAACCCGACGACGGTGTGCGTGGACATCGAGTTCTTCAAGAAGGTGGTGGCCTTCGCCAAGGAGTACGACCTCATCGTCATCCATGACTTCGCTTACGCCGACCTGGGCTTCGACGGCTACATGCCGCCCAGCATGCTCCAGGCGCCCGGTGCGAAGGACGTGGCGGTGGAGTTCTTCTCCCTCTCGAAGAGCTACTCGATGGCCGGGTGGCGCATCGGCTTCTGCGTGGGCAATTCCCAGCTCGTGGACGCACTGCGAAAGATCAAGAGCTACCTGGACTATGGCGCCTTCCAGCCCATCCAGATCGCCTCGATCATCGCGCTGAACGGGCCGCAGGAGTGTGTGGAGGAAATCCGCCAGACCTACGAGCGCCGGCGGGACGTGCTCTGCGACGGCCTGAACCGCATCGGGTGGCACATCGAGAGGCCCAAGGGTACCATGTTCGTGTGGTCGGAGATCCCGGCGCCTTACCGCGAGATGGGCTCCATCGAATTCTCCAAGTTCCTCATCAAGGAGACCCAGGTCGCGGTCTCGCCCGGCATCGGCTTCGGCGAGCTCGGGGACGGCCACGTCCGCTTCGCCCTGGTCGAGAACGAGCATCGCACCCGCCAGGCCCTCCGGAACCTGCGCAGCGTCTTCCAGGAGAAGACCCAGAAGCGGGCCGCCAGTTGA
- a CDS encoding aspartate kinase, translated as MPGIQPPPRGLIVQKFGGTSVKDLDRIRAVAGRVAAARKKWPRVIVVVSAMAGETDKLLGLAKGLSSAPQGREVDLLLTSGERITSSLMAIALDALGVPAISLTGGQAGIRTEGDHTRARVRTIRPERIHRELETGKVVVAAGFQGVDQFDEETTLGRGGSDLTAVALAAALEADLCEIYTDVDGVYTADPRIVPAARRLGRISFEEMMELASLGAKVLQPRSVDLAAKYRLPLVVRSSFDEGEGTLITPEMEGIEAPAVSGVSCDVKQSKLTVIGVPDKPGIASALFGSLADKSIAVDVIVQNVSEGGLTDISITVNRDMAGEAERILRETLPELEASRITRDDGVAKVSLVGIGMKSQAGVAARAFRTLAKAGVNIMMISTSEISISVVVLQEQAHAATQALHKEFVG; from the coding sequence ATGCCGGGCATCCAGCCCCCGCCCCGGGGGCTCATCGTCCAGAAGTTCGGGGGCACTTCGGTCAAGGACCTCGACCGCATCCGCGCCGTGGCCGGGCGGGTCGCCGCCGCCCGCAAGAAATGGCCGCGCGTCATCGTCGTGGTGAGCGCAATGGCGGGGGAGACGGACAAGCTCCTGGGCCTCGCCAAGGGCCTCTCCTCCGCCCCCCAGGGGCGGGAGGTGGACCTCCTCCTGACCTCGGGGGAGCGCATCACCAGCTCCCTCATGGCCATCGCCCTGGACGCCCTGGGGGTGCCGGCCATCTCCCTCACGGGGGGGCAGGCGGGCATCCGCACCGAGGGGGACCACACCCGGGCGAGGGTGCGGACCATCCGGCCCGAGCGCATCCACCGCGAGCTCGAAACCGGAAAAGTGGTGGTGGCGGCGGGCTTCCAGGGGGTGGACCAGTTCGACGAGGAGACCACCCTGGGGCGCGGGGGCTCGGACCTGACCGCCGTGGCCCTCGCGGCGGCGCTTGAAGCGGATTTGTGCGAGATTTATACCGATGTGGACGGCGTCTACACGGCCGACCCGCGCATCGTGCCGGCGGCCCGGCGCCTGGGGCGCATCTCCTTCGAGGAGATGATGGAGCTGGCCTCGCTGGGCGCCAAGGTGCTCCAGCCCCGCTCCGTGGACCTGGCGGCCAAGTACCGGCTGCCGCTCGTCGTCCGCTCCTCATTCGACGAAGGGGAAGGGACCTTGATCACGCCCGAGATGGAAGGCATCGAGGCCCCCGCGGTGAGCGGGGTGAGCTGCGACGTGAAGCAGAGCAAGCTGACAGTCATCGGGGTGCCGGACAAGCCCGGCATCGCCTCGGCGCTCTTCGGGAGCCTGGCCGACAAGTCCATCGCGGTGGACGTGATCGTGCAGAACGTGAGCGAGGGGGGGCTGACGGACATCTCCATCACCGTCAACCGCGACATGGCGGGCGAGGCCGAGCGCATCCTGCGCGAGACGCTGCCCGAGCTCGAGGCCTCCCGCATCACGCGCGACGACGGGGTGGCCAAGGTCTCCCTCGTGGGCATCGGCATGAAGAGCCAGGCGGGGGTCGCCGCGCGCGCCTTCCGCACCCTGGCCAAAGCCGGCGTCAACATCATGATGATCTCGACCTCCGAGATCTCCATCTCGGTCGTCGTCCTCCAGGAGCAGGCCCACGCGGCCACCCAGGCGCTGCACAAGGAGTTCGTCGGGTGA